Sequence from the Argentina anserina chromosome 7, drPotAnse1.1, whole genome shotgun sequence genome:
GCGCAAACACCACCTGGTTGAACTGGCTTGCAGTCCACTCCCTTGCCACACACGTAATCAATGTTTGCCTGCAAAGCCGGAGCACTTGCCCCAGGTTTTGCCACACACCACTTCTTGCCTCCAGCAGCAGCAGGTGTAGCTGGTTTTCCTCCCTTTCCTGGTTTGACTGGGTTAACTGGTTGAGCTGGTCCAGTTGTTCCAGGCAATGCACCTCCCTGAATAACACAACAAAGCCCAATTAAGCCCACGGCCCAAAATTCATCTTTATGCCCCAGCCAGTAAAATTGGGTGTCGGCACATTTTGGTAGGGTCTGGAAGAATCTAATACATTATATGTTACAGTGAAACCCATGTGCCCTAATTATTTAACTTTTCTAAAAGCACGAGATTCAGCAAATCTAACAATGAAGACAAACCAAAAGAAACAGAGCAATGGTAAAAAggtgaaaataaaaactagcGGCTAACCTGTTGGTTGCGCAAAACACCGGCATTGTAAACCGGAGAAAAGTCGGGCCTGAACAGCCCCCAGTTCTTCTCGGCGGAGGGGCCGGGCTTCTGGTTCTCATTGAACAAAGCGAAGATGTAAGTCTCGAACTTCCTGTTAGGCATCAGGGGAGTTCCCTTACCGGAGTTCACGTGCTTGATCAAGTTGCCGTTGTAGTCCACGGCGTTCTGGACCGAGCATACCGGGTACTCACAAGCCGAAGGCCAGCCGGTCTCGGCGGCAACGAACTCGACGTCGGTGAACCCGAGGGCCTTGCAAGCGGAGTACACGGCATCCATCAAGTTGTCGAACATGTTGGTGTACATTTTCTTGGTGTACTGGTCGAGAATGCCCTTGTTTGGCCTGAACAAAGCGAAGTTCTCCTTCTCAGGCGACCAGCCGAAGTAGGGGTAGGGGTTGAAAATGAAGGGGGACTTGGTCTCTCGGCAGAACTTGAGCTGGTCAAGCAATATCGGGATCACTTCGGGTCTGAAGCGGCCGGCGCTTGCCGGTTCAGACGAGAGCATGATACCGAGGGAGTGTGGGGTGGAGACCTTAATGTCTCTCATACCCGCTTGAACTAAAGCGGCGTAGAGCATCCTCATTGCGGGGACTAGTCCGTTTTTCTGAGCAGCGTCTCCCCAGTGAAGGATTTCGTTGCCCATGAGAATGTACTTGAACTTAGTAGCAGGGTGGAAGGGTTTGATGTGCTGATCGATATAACGCCTGGCGCCATCAAGTGACGTGAGGCCGGGGATCTCGCCGTTGGGGATGGTGATGGTTAAGGAGATACCGGTGTTGGCGAAGGCCTTGATGATGTCCGGGTTAACGTCGAAGATCTTGACGGAGTCAATGATGGTTTGGGTCTTGATGAAGTTGGCGACCTGGGCAGGAGGAGGGAGGTTGTCTGCGAGGGTGCCGTAGTTGACGCCGATGGAGTAGGCGGTGGTGGTGAGCTGGAAGAAGAGAAGGGAGAGGACGAGCTTGGTGGCTGCTgccattgtttttttttttctgaggtTGTGAGGATTGGAATGCGACTCTTCTGGTTAATATAGTGAGGAAAGGGCCAACATAATTTGTGGTTAATTTCTAATTACAGCTCAATTCTGTTTGTTTTTACCCCTATCAGAAACTCTATCCTTTTATTACGGTAGTTTCTCTACTTCAGGTTTTGGTAACTGTCAACAGATCAAAACGTCTGCATCGGATAAAAATAGGGTAAATATTTCAGATCAAATCGTTGGTACTTGGTAGGGAATTAATCGATCTGGGTAAGATTTTGGAAGGAGTTAACGTAGCATTTTGGCAACATGGGTAATTATAAAAACGCCAACTCATCTTGGGATTCGCTTGGGGACAAAACTAGCCGTTTTGCCTTCTATAAttcatgagagagagagagagagagcgagaggCGTGATTCAGTCAGAAAAGAGTTTAGGGAGCTGGCTGGAAAGTTTAATCTTAATTGGAGACATAATGAAAGCTCTCGTTACTATTGTTAATGTATTGAAGAAGCATAAAGTAAACCGGCCAAGGCCAAGAAAAGATTATGCAATTACTTTATAATTGAAGAGAATTAAGAGTGATTGAAGTTGGTGGAGATTATTAGAGACATGGAAGAGAAGATTAGCTAATTAACTGTGGAATCTCTTAAACTATCATCTCGATTTCATAAACTTGATAGGGTGCTTGAAGGGTTGATGAAGAATTAGGGCTTAATTGAGAGAATTGATCGTAGCTAATAAAGGCCCCTAAAAAGATAGAATAAATTTCTTTTGAGACCGTTTCACATTATACTTtctatatgtataatattatGACATAAGACGGTTTTTAACGAACTATTTGGGGTGTGTACGGTGCGGTGCAAGTTGGAGGTAAAATCTAATAACTCACTTTAAACGGTTTGATTATTTTGCAAACCAGATCCTGTATTCCGTTTAGTCAAACCATTTATCCGGTAAACCACATTTCCAATGCAATTTCAGTGCGGTTTCGAATAAACCATTTGTTTCCATATATCAAATTGATAAATCAAAGCCATCAAGTctctaaataatatataaactaAAATACTAATCACGTTTTGAAGACACAAATTTTTGAATAATAATGTTCATTAAGTCTTGAAATATACTACGAGATAAAAATaaaggagagaaaaaaaatgaattggtAAAAAGAGATATAATTTAGTCAATTTAGAATAGATCTTGGTA
This genomic interval carries:
- the LOC126802224 gene encoding glucan endo-1,3-beta-glucosidase-like, with translation MAAATKLVLSLLFFQLTTTAYSIGVNYGTLADNLPPPAQVANFIKTQTIIDSVKIFDVNPDIIKAFANTGISLTITIPNGEIPGLTSLDGARRYIDQHIKPFHPATKFKYILMGNEILHWGDAAQKNGLVPAMRMLYAALVQAGMRDIKVSTPHSLGIMLSSEPASAGRFRPEVIPILLDQLKFCRETKSPFIFNPYPYFGWSPEKENFALFRPNKGILDQYTKKMYTNMFDNLMDAVYSACKALGFTDVEFVAAETGWPSACEYPVCSVQNAVDYNGNLIKHVNSGKGTPLMPNRKFETYIFALFNENQKPGPSAEKNWGLFRPDFSPVYNAGVLRNQQGGALPGTTGPAQPVNPVKPGKGGKPATPAAAGGKKWCVAKPGASAPALQANIDYVCGKGVDCKPVQPGGVCASEGIVGKASYLMNAFYQANGRNNFNCDFSGSGLITNVNPSHGACVYNA